TTGCGAGATGGAGCGCACGAGACGTGATGCCCAGAAGACCTACACCGACGCGCAGGCGGGGTTCGCCGAGCGGCTGCGGGACGCGAGAGCCGCGAAGATCCAGCTGAGCCGGGAGGTGCTCGAGCTCGACCGGGATCCCCCGGGAGACCTGTCGTTCGGCGGGGCGTACTGCGCCCTCCTCGGCGCGCTCGGCTCCATCGGCGGCGATCGGCCCGACACCGGCGCCGCGACCCGCCCGGGTGTAGCGCCATCGCTCGGGCTTGCCTCCCGGGAAATGGACGCCACGCCCGACAGCCAGGGGCCGACGATGGCCCTGCGCGCGGTGCCGAAGCCGGCGGCGCTCAACGCCGGCACCCGCGTATCACCGGTTCCACCCGAGACGCAGGCGGTGCTGCCGGCACTGCTCGACGCATCCCGCATCAGAATGGTCGAGGCGGCCCGGGTCATGAATCTCTATTCGGTGGAGATCCACAAGAAATTCGCGCTCGCCGTCGCGTGCATCGTGTTCGTGCTGCTGGGCGCGCCGATCGCGCTGCGGTTTCCCCGCGGCGGAGTGGGGTTGACGATCGGCGTGAGCATCGGGGTGTTCGGGCTCTACTACGTGGCGCTCATCGGCGGCCAGTCGCTCGGCAACCGCGGCATGGTTCCGCCCGCCCTCGCGATGTGGGGAGCCAACATTCTGTTCGGCGCCGCGGGGCTGGTGCTGCTGGCGAAGCTCGGGACCGAATCGGCCACGTCGCGCGGCGGCGACGCGCGGGAGATGGCCGACTCGTTCCGCGCCTGGCTGGCGCGCCACGTCGCCCGCGTGGGCATCCGGCTCGAGCGCCGCAGGCAGACTCCATGAGACTGCGCGTG
This genomic interval from Gemmatimonadaceae bacterium contains the following:
- a CDS encoding LptF/LptG family permease, producing the protein MKILHRYVLKEHVGPLTFAISALTSMLLLNYVAKRFGELAGKGLPWSVIGEFVGLTVPFIFAMTLPMAVLISTLYAFSRLAADNEITALKSSGVGLRRVMAPVIIAAAAITLGMILFNDQVMPRANHRLAVLHRDIVQKKPTFALREQVINELSPGKFYLRAGHIDKNSNRMREITIYDFGDVGRRRTIHADSGNMAMSSDQSDLLLTLYDGTLQDVPAANPTQLQRLFFKVDLVRVRSVGNQFKESQTGTYKGEREMTVCEMERTRRDAQKTYTDAQAGFAERLRDARAAKIQLSREVLELDRDPPGDLSFGGAYCALLGALGSIGGDRPDTGAATRPGVAPSLGLASREMDATPDSQGPTMALRAVPKPAALNAGTRVSPVPPETQAVLPALLDASRIRMVEAARVMNLYSVEIHKKFALAVACIVFVLLGAPIALRFPRGGVGLTIGVSIGVFGLYYVALIGGQSLGNRGMVPPALAMWGANILFGAAGLVLLAKLGTESATSRGGDAREMADSFRAWLARHVARVGIRLERRRQTP